One stretch of Oncorhynchus keta strain PuntledgeMale-10-30-2019 chromosome 18, Oket_V2, whole genome shotgun sequence DNA includes these proteins:
- the LOC118372745 gene encoding uncharacterized protein LOC118372745, which produces MEPTGSTLDMQMESVERSTVFLRQEHLTLLHGLHLEILSLQKRCSELTCELNVKPPGKSELDLAEEEEQLEARCLEVEDRRAEQQCTLGELCKELTHKGALVGVLRANLKDKERRFLDELKRRSQRSTVLNTELQRQTEAAAYLSFQLHAARQKLRHQRLQQRQQALRENWENRDRHHGNPPGPQYSQAAEWDTAIFSPFSPQSPSGFSNASNTSSAIASPVVKPKRRGSRTMSGHQLRAERARECVPRERVTCPAEPTTMPDPALFLHPHRRHHRSRVRHSYSLAHRQNPLVGERGEEEGGGERPMEPQDRAPPRLAATATASPAGCSNQG; this is translated from the exons ATGGAACCTACAGGCTCCACCTTGGACATGCAGATGGAGAGTGTTGAGAGGAGTACCGTGTTTCTCAGACAGGAACATCTCACCCTACTGCATGGCCTACACCTGGAGATCCTGTCCTTGCAGAAACGATGTAGCG AGTTGACATGTGAGCTGAATGTGAAGCCTCCAGGCAAGAGTGAACTGG ACCtggcggaggaggaggagcagctgGAGGCCCGCTGTCTGGAGGTCGAAGATCGCCGGGCCGAGCAGCAGTGCACACTGGGAGAGCTGTGTAAGGAGCTGACTCACAAGGGGGCGCTGGTTGGTGTGCTGCGGGCTAACCTCAAGGACAAGGAGCGCCGCTTCCTGGATGAGCTGAAGCGCCGCAGCCAACGCTCCACGGTGCTCAACACAGAGCTGCAGAGGCAGACCGAGGCGGCAGCCTACCTCTCGTTCCAGCTGCACGCTGCCCGACAGAAACTGCGACACCAGCGGCTACAGCAGAGGCAGCAAGCCCTCAGGGAAAACTGGGAGAATAGGGATCGTCATCATGGGAATCCCCCTGGGCCCCAGTACAGCCAAGCAGCCGAGTGGGACACTGCCATCttttctcccttttctcctcaGTCGCCCTCCGGTTTCTCCAATGCCTCCAACACCAGCTCTGCCATAGCCTCCCCTGTGGTCAAGCCTAAACGCAGGGGCAGCAGGACCATGTCAGGGCACCAGCTCCGGGCGGAGAGGGCCAGGGAGTGTGTCCCCAGGGAGAGGGTGACGTGCCCTGCAGAGCCCACCACCATGCCTGACCCAGCACTGTTCCTCCACCCTCACCGCAGGCACCACAGGTCCAGGGTCAGGCATTCCTACTCCCTGGCCCACAGACAGAATCCTCTGGtgggggaaagaggggaggaggaggggggtggagagaggccCATGGAGCCCCAGGACAGAGCTCCTCCCAGACTGGCAGCCACGGCCACAGCGTCACCTGCTGGCTGCTCAAACCAAGGCTGA